One Candidatus Peregrinibacteria bacterium genomic window, GCGATAAATCCGCAATTCACTGGTTTTTGGTTCTTGAGATGAAGCACTTCAATAAGTCCTGCATTATTTCCCACTTCCGCATGAGCATCGAGCGGAATATGAAAATTGAGAAGAGAAATATTTTTGGAAAGAAGAATCTGAAGTCGTTTTTTGAGAATTCCGACAATTTTCGTTTCACCTTTTCCCCAAAAAAGTCCATGATGAACGATGCACATTTCCGCTCCCCAATCTGACGCATCTTGCAGAAATTTTGCACTCGCGGAAACTCCCAGCGCTATTTTTTTTACATTTTCTGCCCCTTCTACTTGAAGTCCATTTTCACACCACGCATCATCAACTTCATGAACATTCAGAAGTTCCATGCAAAAGTGAAAGATATCATCACGCTCGGACATTTTTGTTCTGGAAAAATCAGGGGAATTGTCTCGAAAATTTAAGGGATTGGCAATAATTTGATACAATCTCCACACATTTTTTTGAATTTCGTG contains:
- a CDS encoding Nif3-like dinuclear metal center hexameric protein, whose translation is MELLNVHEVDDAWCENGLQVEGAENVKKIALGVSASAKFLQDASDWGAEMCIVHHGLFWGKGETKIVGILKKRLQILLSKNISLLNFHIPLDAHAEVGNNAGLIEVLHLKNQKPVNCGFIAELEKPMSFGAFVDLVEEKIGKVLLAEHFSGVPVKKVGVISGGAADFAIEVKAEGADTFLFGEMNEHHYHDLKEMELSFVAAGHYATEKLGVQRLGKRIAEHFSDVEVKFFEENCPI